The Halomicronema hongdechloris C2206 genome includes a window with the following:
- the atpE gene encoding ATP synthase F0 subunit C — MDPIVASTSVLAAAFAVGLASIGPGIGQGNAAGQAVEGIARQPEAEGKIRGTLLLSLAFMEALTIYGLVVSLVLLFANPFS, encoded by the coding sequence ATGGATCCCATTGTTGCAAGCACGTCTGTCCTAGCCGCAGCCTTTGCCGTTGGTTTAGCGTCTATTGGTCCTGGTATCGGTCAGGGAAATGCCGCAGGACAAGCCGTAGAAGGCATTGCCCGTCAACCTGAAGCCGAAGGTAAGATTCGTGGCACCCTACTGCTCAGTTTGGCTTTCATGGAAGCGCTAACCATCTATGGTCTGGTGGTTTCCTTGGTGCTGCTATTTGCCAACCCCTTCAGCTAA
- the apcA gene encoding allophycocyanin subunit alpha — MSIVTKSIVNADAEARYLSPGELDRIKSFVTSGERRLRVAQVLTESRERIVKEAGNQLFQKRPDVVSPGGNAYGEEMTATCLRDMDYYLRLVTYGIVSGDVTPIEEIGLVGVREMYNSLGTPIPAVAEAVRCMKGVASSLLSGDDAAEAASYFDYVVGAMQ, encoded by the coding sequence ATGAGTATTGTCACGAAATCAATCGTGAATGCCGATGCTGAGGCTCGGTATCTTAGCCCCGGTGAACTAGATCGGATCAAGTCATTTGTCACCTCTGGAGAGCGTCGTCTTCGGGTTGCCCAAGTGTTGACCGAATCTCGTGAACGCATTGTCAAAGAGGCCGGTAACCAGCTTTTCCAGAAGCGCCCTGATGTTGTTTCTCCCGGCGGTAACGCTTACGGAGAAGAAATGACAGCTACCTGCCTGCGGGACATGGACTACTACCTGCGGTTAGTTACCTACGGTATTGTCTCTGGTGATGTCACTCCCATTGAAGAAATTGGGCTTGTGGGTGTACGTGAAATGTACAATTCCCTGGGCACTCCCATCCCTGCAGTGGCCGAGGCCGTGCGTTGTATGAAGGGTGTAGCCTCCTCTCTGTTGTCCGGCGATGACGCTGCTGAAGCAGCTTCCTACTTCGACTATGTCGTTGGCGCTATGCAGTAG
- a CDS encoding F0F1 ATP synthase subunit B': MNWMYILAVEAAAEESGGLFDFDATLPLMAVQFLILAAVLNVIFYRPLGNAIDERNGYIRTNQADAQERLAKAEQLAQQYEQDLATTRRQAQSIIAQAQEAAQKMAAQSRADAQQEAQAEREQVQQELDEQKQAALQSLEQQVGDLSRQILDKVLRSAAA; encoded by the coding sequence ATGAACTGGATGTATATATTGGCTGTTGAAGCAGCGGCAGAGGAGAGCGGTGGTCTCTTTGACTTTGACGCTACCCTGCCGCTCATGGCTGTGCAATTTTTAATCCTGGCAGCCGTCCTGAATGTGATTTTCTATCGTCCGCTCGGCAACGCCATCGATGAGCGGAATGGATACATCCGCACCAATCAGGCGGATGCCCAGGAGCGTTTAGCGAAAGCGGAACAGCTGGCTCAGCAGTATGAGCAAGACTTGGCCACGACTCGACGTCAGGCCCAGAGCATCATTGCCCAGGCCCAGGAAGCTGCGCAGAAAATGGCGGCCCAGAGTCGAGCTGACGCTCAGCAAGAAGCGCAGGCTGAACGGGAGCAAGTTCAGCAAGAGCTTGATGAGCAGAAGCAGGCAGCTTTGCAGAGCCTAGAGCAACAAGTAGGTGATCTGAGTCGCCAAATTCTGGACAAGGTTTTAAGGTCAGCTGCGGCTTAA
- a CDS encoding phycobilisome rod-core linker polypeptide yields MSVKASGGSTVARPQLYQTLPVATISQAEQQDRYIQRGELDELSSFFRSGAKRLEIAETLTQYSELIVSQAANRIFTGGSPLAYLEKPETDTPPEMTRGGTALNEQEATKLGTATYVESGGGFLEGVRSLFSASGSGPVPAGFRPINVSRYGPSNMQKSLRDLSWFLRYVTYAIVAGDPNIISVNVRGLREIIETACSGSATLVALQTMQQSSLRYFKEDPDAQLVVQQYFGVLLSEFKGPTPSDKLRQRPSLDLQGLQLPQIYYNAAERRPKYAMKPGLSSSEKNEVIKAAYRQVFERDIIRAYSLNISDLESKVKNGEISMKEFIRRLGKSPLYRQNFYQPYINSRALELAFRHILGRAPGSREEVRRYFDIISAGGLPALIDALVDSKEYADYFGEETVPYLRGLGQEAQECRNWGPQFDLFKYSAPFRKKPQFITLFAAYEQPLPDQHPYGSGNDPLEIQFGAIFPKETRNPSAAPAFFNKDTRRILIHRGPATNNQLNNPTARGVAPGSLGAKVFKLDQVPRTGNTGSSVRFSESSTQAVIRAAYRQVFGRDVYSGQRSTVAEIKLENGEITLKEFIRAIAKSEAFRKTYWSSLYVMKAVEYIHRRLLGRPTYGRKEANQYFDICAKQGFYTLIDTIIDSREYAEAFGEDTVPYERYLTPKGLALRSMRAGRLAENGMVPVPDDTTPRFIELGQVSEDRTLPDVAFRVNQGVNRQRQQSKVFKLTSLADKPNLKQVIQAAYRQIFERDIAPYIVRDEFSALESRLGNGEINVKEFIESLGYSKLYLKEFYAPYPNTQVIEFGTKHFLGRAPLDQAEIRKYNQILASEGIRGFIGAMLSSLEYAECFGEDTVPYRRFPTLPAANFPNTEKLYNRLTKQTKELVVPSFQPVKSPMDVTQTPMVAEAVAELSANAEAEASLMAGLGRAQADPASIAPIASASPSRIYRLPPTPTEADIKVVLEAIYRQVLAVAETPTPDHVRHPELEEQLRQGHLSVQGVVRGLVLSDTYQQRIYSAYPSPKVVELLFRHLLGRRPQGEERYHYEAVLAEQGAQTVALALLDSPEYKCFFGEDCVPYLRH; encoded by the coding sequence ATGAGTGTTAAAGCAAGTGGTGGAAGCACGGTTGCACGGCCACAGCTCTATCAAACCCTGCCAGTCGCAACCATTTCTCAAGCCGAACAGCAGGATCGCTACATTCAACGAGGAGAACTCGATGAACTGTCGAGTTTCTTCCGCTCAGGGGCTAAGCGCCTTGAGATCGCTGAGACCTTAACCCAGTATTCGGAGCTAATCGTCTCCCAAGCGGCCAATCGCATTTTTACCGGGGGCTCTCCTCTGGCTTACCTGGAAAAGCCCGAGACTGACACCCCCCCTGAGATGACCCGGGGTGGTACGGCGCTAAATGAGCAGGAAGCAACCAAGCTCGGTACCGCCACCTACGTTGAAAGTGGTGGTGGCTTCCTGGAAGGCGTTCGGTCCCTGTTTAGTGCTAGCGGCAGTGGGCCAGTACCAGCCGGATTCCGTCCCATCAACGTATCTCGCTATGGCCCCAGCAACATGCAAAAGTCCCTGCGGGACTTGAGCTGGTTTTTACGCTACGTCACCTATGCTATCGTAGCCGGTGACCCCAACATCATCTCAGTCAACGTGCGGGGGCTACGAGAAATCATCGAAACGGCATGTTCCGGCTCTGCCACCCTGGTTGCCCTGCAGACCATGCAACAGTCCTCTCTACGCTACTTCAAAGAGGATCCTGATGCTCAGTTAGTAGTACAGCAGTACTTCGGTGTACTCCTGAGCGAATTTAAAGGGCCCACGCCTTCAGATAAACTGCGCCAGCGTCCCTCTCTCGATCTTCAGGGCTTACAGCTTCCTCAGATCTACTACAACGCTGCAGAGCGGCGGCCGAAGTATGCCATGAAGCCAGGGCTGTCTAGCAGCGAAAAAAATGAGGTGATCAAAGCTGCCTACCGGCAAGTTTTTGAGCGAGACATCATCCGGGCTTACTCCTTAAATATCTCGGATTTAGAGTCCAAGGTTAAAAACGGCGAGATCTCCATGAAGGAGTTCATTCGTCGCCTGGGCAAATCGCCGCTGTATCGTCAGAACTTCTATCAGCCCTACATCAATAGCCGCGCCTTGGAACTGGCCTTCCGCCATATCCTGGGACGGGCGCCCGGTTCTCGGGAAGAAGTGCGCCGCTACTTCGATATCATTTCTGCCGGCGGACTGCCTGCTCTGATTGATGCCCTGGTGGATTCCAAGGAGTATGCTGATTACTTTGGTGAAGAGACCGTACCTTATCTGCGCGGTCTAGGCCAAGAGGCTCAAGAATGCCGAAACTGGGGACCCCAGTTCGATCTATTCAAGTACAGCGCGCCTTTCCGCAAGAAACCTCAATTCATCACACTATTTGCAGCTTACGAACAGCCGCTGCCCGATCAACATCCCTACGGTTCTGGTAACGATCCTCTGGAAATCCAGTTCGGGGCTATTTTCCCCAAGGAAACCCGGAATCCCAGCGCGGCTCCGGCCTTCTTCAATAAAGATACCCGTCGAATCCTGATTCACCGGGGTCCTGCCACGAACAACCAGTTGAATAATCCCACGGCACGAGGCGTTGCTCCCGGCTCCCTAGGGGCTAAGGTCTTCAAGCTTGACCAAGTACCCCGTACAGGAAATACCGGATCTAGTGTTCGCTTTTCCGAATCCTCTACCCAAGCCGTTATTCGGGCTGCCTATCGTCAGGTCTTTGGCCGTGATGTTTATTCTGGCCAACGGTCTACAGTGGCAGAAATCAAGCTAGAAAACGGCGAGATTACTCTGAAAGAGTTTATCCGGGCCATTGCCAAGTCAGAGGCATTTCGTAAGACCTATTGGTCTTCTCTCTATGTGATGAAGGCGGTCGAGTATATTCACCGTCGCCTGCTGGGCCGACCAACTTACGGCCGCAAAGAAGCTAATCAGTATTTCGATATCTGCGCCAAGCAAGGCTTCTACACCCTGATCGATACCATCATTGATAGTCGAGAGTACGCTGAAGCCTTTGGGGAAGATACCGTCCCCTACGAGCGCTATCTGACACCAAAGGGGCTAGCCCTGCGTAGTATGCGGGCAGGTCGTCTGGCAGAAAATGGCATGGTGCCTGTCCCAGATGACACCACACCCCGCTTTATCGAGCTAGGTCAAGTCAGCGAAGACCGCACCCTGCCAGATGTGGCATTCCGGGTAAATCAAGGGGTCAATCGCCAACGTCAACAGTCAAAGGTCTTTAAGCTAACCTCGCTAGCTGACAAACCCAACCTGAAACAAGTTATCCAGGCGGCGTATCGCCAAATCTTCGAGCGAGACATTGCCCCCTACATCGTGCGCGATGAATTCTCAGCTCTAGAGAGCAGATTGGGTAACGGAGAAATTAATGTCAAAGAATTTATTGAAAGCCTGGGCTACTCCAAGCTTTACTTGAAGGAATTCTATGCTCCCTATCCCAATACCCAAGTCATTGAGTTTGGAACTAAACATTTCTTGGGGCGGGCTCCCTTAGATCAAGCTGAGATTCGCAAGTACAACCAGATCCTAGCCAGTGAGGGGATTCGTGGGTTTATTGGGGCGATGCTTAGTAGCCTCGAATATGCCGAGTGCTTTGGGGAAGATACTGTCCCCTATCGTCGTTTTCCAACTCTACCAGCAGCAAATTTCCCCAATACCGAAAAGCTCTATAACCGTCTTACAAAGCAAACGAAAGAATTAGTCGTGCCAAGCTTTCAACCGGTTAAGAGCCCCATGGATGTGACTCAAACGCCGATGGTAGCTGAAGCCGTTGCTGAGCTATCTGCTAATGCTGAAGCAGAAGCTTCCCTTATGGCAGGGCTAGGTCGTGCTCAGGCAGACCCTGCCTCCATAGCTCCCATTGCCTCAGCCAGCCCGAGTCGCATTTATCGGTTGCCTCCTACCCCCACTGAAGCAGATATTAAGGTTGTTTTGGAGGCAATTTATCGGCAAGTTTTAGCAGTTGCCGAAACTCCTACTCCAGACCATGTGCGTCATCCAGAGCTAGAGGAGCAGCTGCGACAGGGACACCTATCGGTTCAGGGAGTCGTGCGTGGCTTAGTGCTATCTGACACTTATCAACAGCGTATCTACAGTGCCTACCCCAGTCCAAAGGTCGTCGAGTTATTGTTCCGCCATCTTTTGGGTCGCCGTCCCCAAGGTGAAGAACGGTATCACTATGAGGCGGTTCTCGCGGAACAAGGCGCTCAGACAGTTGCTCTAGCCTTGCTGGATAGTCCGGAATATAAGTGCTTCTTTGGCGAAGATTGTGTTCCCTATCTAAGACATTAA
- the apcB gene encoding allophycocyanin subunit beta: MQDAITSVINSSDVQGKYLDSSAMEKLKAYFSTGELRVRAATAISANAAEIVKEAVAKSLLYSDITRPGGNMYTTRRYAACIRDLDYYLRYATYAMLAGDPSILDERVLNGLKETYNSLGVPIGATVNAIQAMKEVTAGLVGADAGKEMGVYFDYISSGLS, from the coding sequence ATGCAAGACGCAATTACTTCTGTAATCAACTCCTCAGATGTCCAGGGTAAGTACCTAGACTCCTCTGCCATGGAGAAGTTAAAGGCTTACTTCTCCACTGGAGAGCTTCGGGTTCGTGCTGCCACCGCCATCAGCGCTAATGCTGCTGAAATTGTTAAGGAAGCAGTCGCTAAATCCTTGCTCTACTCTGACATCACGCGCCCCGGCGGCAACATGTATACCACTCGCCGCTATGCCGCGTGCATCCGTGACTTAGACTACTATCTTCGCTATGCCACCTATGCTATGTTGGCTGGTGATCCGTCCATCCTGGATGAGCGTGTTCTCAATGGTCTCAAAGAGACCTACAACTCCTTGGGTGTGCCCATCGGAGCCACTGTTAACGCTATTCAGGCTATGAAGGAAGTCACCGCCGGTTTGGTGGGAGCTGACGCTGGCAAGGAAATGGGAGTTTACTTCGACTACATTTCCTCTGGGCTCAGCTAA
- the atpH gene encoding ATP synthase F1 subunit delta encodes MSTSNVTAEIVGPYAEALLAIAQDNDLAERFGEDADALLSLLTTSDELTQFLNNPLVSSAAKKGALKELVRETVHPLMLNFLMLLVDRGRILLLTDILRQYQALLRELKQTVLAEVTAAVDLSEAQQAALRQQVIEMTGAHQAELTIEINPDLLGGVIIKVGSQVVDASLRGQLRRIGMQLSSATV; translated from the coding sequence ATGAGCACAAGCAATGTTACTGCTGAGATTGTCGGTCCTTATGCTGAAGCGCTATTGGCCATTGCCCAGGATAATGATTTGGCCGAGCGCTTTGGAGAAGATGCTGATGCCTTACTGTCTTTGCTGACGACATCCGATGAGTTAACCCAGTTTTTGAACAATCCCCTTGTCTCTAGTGCCGCTAAGAAAGGGGCTCTAAAGGAGCTAGTTAGAGAGACAGTGCATCCGTTAATGCTCAACTTTCTCATGCTCTTGGTAGATCGTGGTCGCATTCTGTTGCTGACAGATATCCTGAGGCAGTATCAAGCCCTATTACGGGAACTAAAGCAGACTGTCTTGGCCGAAGTAACGGCAGCCGTTGACCTATCAGAGGCGCAACAGGCAGCCCTCCGCCAACAGGTAATTGAAATGACGGGGGCTCACCAAGCAGAGTTGACCATTGAGATTAACCCAGATTTACTGGGGGGCGTCATTATCAAGGTCGGCTCCCAGGTAGTTGATGCCAGTTTACGGGGGCAGTTACGCCGTATTGGTATGCAGCTCAGCTCGGCTACAGTATAG
- a CDS encoding F0F1 ATP synthase subunit B has product MAIVSLLATEEGGLGLNFDILETNLINLAIVIGILVYFGRKFLGNTLSQRRASIEEAITEAEQRKQKASAALAEQQQRLAQAKAEARQILAKAEESAAKARETILAEAQEDIERMKANAARDLTSQQERVLQELRQRVVALAMEQVEAELPHRLDADYQRRLIDRSIALLTGGRS; this is encoded by the coding sequence ATGGCTATCGTTTCGTTGCTAGCAACAGAAGAGGGGGGATTGGGTCTCAATTTCGACATCCTAGAGACCAATCTCATCAACTTAGCTATCGTCATCGGCATTTTGGTTTACTTCGGTAGAAAGTTCTTGGGGAATACCCTGAGTCAGCGTCGTGCCTCTATTGAAGAAGCCATCACGGAAGCTGAACAGCGTAAGCAAAAGGCATCTGCTGCCTTAGCTGAACAGCAGCAGAGACTTGCCCAGGCCAAAGCGGAGGCAAGACAAATTCTGGCTAAGGCGGAAGAGTCAGCCGCTAAAGCGCGGGAAACTATTTTGGCTGAAGCTCAAGAAGATATTGAGCGGATGAAGGCTAATGCAGCCCGCGACTTGACCTCTCAACAGGAACGCGTACTACAAGAACTGCGCCAACGAGTGGTTGCTCTAGCTATGGAGCAGGTGGAAGCTGAATTGCCTCATCGACTAGATGCTGATTATCAGCGTCGTTTGATTGATCGCAGCATTGCCCTGTTGACGGGAGGTCGTTCATGA
- a CDS encoding class I SAM-dependent methyltransferase produces the protein MDKVSTVSEAVAQLYNTYPFPPEPFLDRPPPGYNWRWHWQAAYSFCSGHKPNRDHVRVLDAGCGTGVGTEYLVHLNPKAEVLGIDLSDRAIATARERCRRSAAARVDFQALSLYAADQLPGQFDWINCVGVLHHLPDPIRGIQSLAAKLAPGGIFHIFVYAALGRWEINLMQQAIALLQGPKRGDYRDGVTLGRQLFASLPDTNRLKRREQERWSLENQRDECFADMYLHPQEVDYTIDTLFELIDASGLQFVGFSNPAYWNLERLLGNQPDLLARVAPLNERQRYRLIELLDPEITHYEFFLAKPPLGHSNWNDDDTLLQAKPERHPCMEGWPSRSIFDCDYRIVDLSEAEYDFLQACEAASGQETVEYLLRSHPLPLETVRSLQRRQLILLSTSGQS, from the coding sequence ATGGATAAGGTCTCTACGGTGAGCGAGGCGGTTGCCCAGCTATATAATACGTATCCGTTTCCGCCAGAGCCGTTTTTAGATCGGCCCCCGCCAGGATATAACTGGCGCTGGCATTGGCAGGCGGCTTACAGTTTCTGCTCAGGCCATAAGCCTAACCGCGATCATGTGCGGGTGCTTGATGCTGGCTGTGGTACGGGAGTGGGAACGGAATATCTGGTCCATCTCAATCCTAAGGCTGAGGTGCTGGGGATTGATTTGAGTGATCGTGCGATCGCAACCGCCCGAGAACGGTGTCGGCGTTCCGCCGCCGCTCGGGTCGACTTTCAGGCCCTGAGCCTCTACGCTGCCGACCAGCTACCGGGGCAATTCGATTGGATCAACTGCGTTGGCGTCTTGCACCATCTTCCCGATCCCATTCGAGGGATTCAGTCCCTGGCAGCCAAGCTAGCCCCTGGCGGTATTTTTCATATCTTTGTATATGCAGCCCTAGGGCGCTGGGAAATCAACCTAATGCAGCAGGCGATTGCCCTACTGCAAGGCCCCAAACGGGGCGATTATCGTGATGGTGTCACCCTCGGTCGCCAACTCTTCGCCAGCCTACCCGACACCAATCGCCTCAAGCGTCGCGAGCAAGAGCGATGGTCTCTAGAGAACCAGCGGGACGAATGCTTCGCCGACATGTACCTCCATCCCCAAGAGGTGGACTACACCATTGATACCCTGTTTGAGTTGATCGACGCCTCCGGGCTACAGTTCGTTGGCTTCTCTAACCCAGCCTATTGGAACCTCGAGCGCTTACTAGGAAACCAGCCTGACCTACTAGCCCGCGTCGCCCCCTTAAATGAACGACAGCGCTACCGCTTAATTGAATTATTGGATCCTGAGATCACCCACTACGAATTTTTCCTCGCTAAGCCCCCCCTAGGCCACAGCAACTGGAATGACGACGACACGCTGTTGCAGGCTAAGCCAGAACGCCATCCTTGCATGGAAGGATGGCCCAGCCGCAGTATCTTCGACTGTGACTACCGCATCGTCGATCTCAGTGAGGCAGAGTATGACTTCCTTCAGGCCTGCGAAGCTGCATCAGGACAAGAAACGGTCGAGTATCTTCTCCGCAGTCACCCTCTGCCTCTGGAAACCGTGCGATCGCTGCAACGACGTCAGTTAATTCTGTTATCCACCTCTGGGCAATCCTGA
- the atpB gene encoding F0F1 ATP synthase subunit A: MVSDFSLLMPLPLAELEVGQHLYWQIGNLKLHGQVFLTSWFVIAALVIFSLLATRRVERIPSGLQNFMEYALEFIRDLAKNQIGEKEYRPWVPFVGTLFLFIFVSNWSGALVPWKLIELPASELAAPTNDINTTVALALLTSLAYFYAGFSKRGLGYFARYIEPTPILLPINILEDFTKPLSLSFRLFGNILADELVVAVLVLLVPLFVPLPVMALGLFTSAIQALIFATLAAAYIGEAMEGHGGEEHG, encoded by the coding sequence ATGGTTAGCGATTTTTCCCTACTGATGCCACTGCCTCTAGCTGAGCTAGAAGTTGGTCAGCACCTCTATTGGCAGATTGGCAATTTAAAGCTTCATGGACAGGTGTTCCTGACCTCCTGGTTCGTGATTGCCGCCCTTGTGATCTTTTCACTGCTGGCGACACGCAGAGTGGAGCGGATTCCATCGGGGCTGCAGAACTTTATGGAGTATGCTCTGGAGTTCATCCGGGACCTGGCCAAAAATCAGATTGGTGAGAAGGAGTATCGACCCTGGGTTCCATTTGTCGGTACCCTGTTTCTTTTCATCTTTGTCTCCAACTGGTCTGGGGCATTGGTGCCCTGGAAGCTAATTGAATTGCCAGCAAGTGAGTTGGCTGCGCCCACGAACGACATTAATACCACTGTGGCGTTGGCCCTGTTGACATCCTTGGCCTATTTCTATGCCGGATTCAGCAAGCGTGGCCTTGGGTATTTCGCCCGCTATATTGAGCCAACTCCAATTCTGCTCCCGATCAATATTTTAGAAGATTTCACCAAGCCCCTTTCTCTGAGCTTCCGTCTATTTGGCAATATCTTGGCGGATGAGCTAGTAGTCGCTGTTTTGGTGCTGTTAGTACCGCTGTTTGTGCCCTTGCCAGTGATGGCTTTGGGCTTATTCACGAGTGCGATTCAGGCTCTAATTTTTGCCACCTTAGCAGCGGCCTATATCGGAGAGGCAATGGAAGGGCATGGTGGAGAAGAGCATGGGTGA
- a CDS encoding ATP synthase subunit I: MTLSRPPIDEGEDEELIADSSRSQSQSIASDQAMDDYYRLQQNLLLSTLALTGIIFFFVWFFYSLSTALNYLLGACTGVIYLRMLSKSVAELGRSRKKLGSSRLALFVGLILVATQWEQLAVMPVFLGFLTYKAALIGYILWTAVLNE, from the coding sequence GTGACGCTATCGCGACCTCCGATAGATGAAGGTGAAGACGAAGAGTTAATCGCTGACAGCAGTCGATCGCAATCTCAATCCATTGCCTCGGATCAGGCGATGGATGACTACTATCGGCTCCAGCAAAATCTGCTGCTCTCTACCCTTGCCTTAACAGGAATCATCTTCTTCTTTGTATGGTTTTTCTACAGCCTGTCCACTGCCCTAAACTATTTGCTTGGAGCGTGCACGGGTGTGATTTACTTGAGGATGTTGTCCAAGAGCGTTGCCGAGCTAGGCCGCTCTCGGAAAAAACTCGGTAGTAGTCGACTCGCTCTATTTGTGGGGCTTATTTTAGTGGCTACTCAGTGGGAGCAATTAGCCGTAATGCCAGTATTTCTAGGTTTTCTAACCTACAAAGCAGCCTTAATCGGCTACATTCTGTGGACAGCAGTGTTAAATGAGTGA
- a CDS encoding NfeD family protein — MRYQSWHHYRHHQDAVMPEGMNQLLQESEAEVMPTDLDHLAQEAAIDGILHQGMEWRVKYQGVFWKARCPGAQVLLWPGDRVYVVGRQGNTLLIKPLIASALG, encoded by the coding sequence ATGAGATATCAAAGCTGGCATCATTATCGACATCACCAGGACGCAGTCATGCCTGAGGGCATGAATCAACTGCTGCAAGAGAGCGAGGCAGAGGTGATGCCAACCGATCTTGACCACCTGGCTCAAGAGGCTGCCATAGACGGCATTCTTCACCAGGGCATGGAATGGCGTGTGAAATATCAAGGCGTGTTCTGGAAAGCCCGTTGTCCAGGCGCACAGGTGCTACTATGGCCCGGCGATCGCGTCTATGTGGTGGGCCGTCAAGGAAATACGCTATTGATTAAACCACTCATTGCCTCGGCCCTAGGCTAG
- a CDS encoding phycobilisome linker polypeptide, producing MRMFRITACVPSQTRIRTQRELQNTFFTKLVPYGSWFREQQRIQKMGGKVVKVELATGRQGTNTGLL from the coding sequence ATGCGCATGTTTCGAATTACAGCTTGTGTACCAAGCCAAACAAGGATCCGCACCCAGCGTGAGCTACAAAACACATTCTTTACTAAGCTAGTACCCTACGGCAGCTGGTTTCGTGAGCAGCAGCGTATCCAAAAAATGGGGGGTAAAGTCGTCAAGGTCGAATTGGCTACGGGGCGACAAGGAACTAACACCGGCTTGCTGTAA
- a CDS encoding sigma factor-like helix-turn-helix DNA-binding protein, which yields MLTSDYLKHKAKQRDLTPEQTEVFRLKFGEQKSNQEIADRLGISVNACVQCLGEIYRKFAIEGRGRGKAKRLLSELIRDAEHLQAPGPDASRSDSSAPVATVSPGSLGLALPISTAESTPSERQQLQAWLDKLQTWTDVLDTDQGCDRADSILLEFTRQLPVFAKTLAIDSEYNKVQITQAILRQTKTLFLEFNPALKENRIEALAFLRRPTPLTRSVLAFVSRILTQLYPKRDISDTDVKHAIRRAIEIANEKASPSTYSYTAATSPSGSRTYSSWIRQICFQLLQQDLQRDRLRLTSTAPVSLIHEDCLTHHLMAVDTALLDLYLASCNTREAKEVNFNFFDIVLTRWMMAITWGRLAEFSEPKPSAAKAERSDDYHELDPREYEMAALSALRTEYHKLDEMTTYQELRNTFLKKVAPVADRYRSRFCTLPDQPQHNDYPTISIPATLCAADRSIAEDITSRVWRYCQLASLSHLEQQDIEELNGILDQAGQQPTLDFWLNEVDHFVAHLLEANDPQPVVITPDGVFEGSQTQLRLNRKSG from the coding sequence GTGCTGACGTCTGATTATCTGAAACATAAGGCCAAGCAAAGGGATCTGACGCCCGAACAAACGGAAGTATTTCGTTTAAAATTTGGCGAGCAGAAGAGCAACCAAGAGATTGCCGATCGCCTCGGCATCTCCGTTAATGCCTGTGTTCAATGTCTAGGAGAAATCTACAGAAAGTTCGCCATCGAAGGACGAGGGCGAGGTAAAGCAAAACGCTTACTATCAGAGCTAATTCGTGATGCCGAACACCTGCAAGCGCCTGGTCCTGATGCTTCTCGCTCTGACTCTTCAGCGCCAGTAGCAACTGTTAGCCCTGGCTCCCTAGGGCTAGCATTGCCCATATCAACTGCGGAATCGACGCCATCAGAACGGCAGCAGCTACAGGCCTGGCTAGACAAACTACAAACCTGGACAGATGTGTTGGATACTGACCAAGGCTGTGATAGAGCCGATAGCATCCTGTTGGAATTTACTCGACAGTTACCCGTCTTTGCGAAGACATTAGCTATTGACAGTGAGTACAACAAAGTTCAAATTACTCAAGCGATTCTCAGACAAACGAAGACTCTCTTTCTAGAGTTCAACCCCGCCCTGAAAGAGAATCGTATCGAAGCCCTGGCCTTTCTGAGGCGCCCTACTCCCCTCACCCGCTCTGTCTTAGCGTTTGTGTCTAGAATACTCACTCAACTCTATCCCAAACGGGATATTTCAGACACCGATGTTAAGCACGCCATTCGTCGAGCCATCGAAATTGCCAACGAGAAAGCAAGTCCATCAACGTACAGCTACACCGCCGCAACTAGCCCTAGCGGTTCAAGAACCTACTCTTCTTGGATTCGTCAGATTTGCTTTCAGCTGCTTCAGCAAGATTTACAAAGGGATAGGCTCAGATTAACGTCGACTGCACCCGTATCCCTGATTCATGAGGATTGCTTGACTCATCATCTCATGGCCGTAGACACTGCTCTATTGGATCTGTACCTTGCTTCTTGCAACACCCGTGAAGCCAAAGAGGTCAACTTTAATTTCTTCGATATCGTCCTAACCCGCTGGATGATGGCGATTACTTGGGGACGGTTAGCAGAATTTTCTGAGCCCAAACCATCTGCGGCCAAGGCCGAGCGATCGGATGACTATCATGAGCTAGATCCTCGGGAGTATGAGATGGCAGCTTTATCGGCTTTACGCACGGAGTATCATAAGCTCGATGAGATGACGACTTATCAGGAACTCCGGAATACGTTTCTGAAAAAAGTGGCTCCTGTTGCTGATCGCTATCGCTCTAGGTTTTGCACTTTACCAGATCAGCCTCAGCATAATGACTATCCCACAATCAGCATTCCAGCCACCCTATGTGCTGCCGATCGTTCCATTGCAGAAGATATTACGAGCCGAGTTTGGCGTTATTGTCAGCTAGCCTCTCTCAGCCATTTAGAACAACAAGACATTGAAGAACTAAATGGCATTCTTGACCAAGCTGGGCAACAACCAACCCTTGATTTTTGGCTAAATGAAGTGGATCACTTTGTGGCACATCTGCTAGAAGCCAATGATCCTCAACCAGTTGTCATCACCCCAGATGGTGTTTTTGAGGGCTCTCAGACACAGCTTAGACTGAATCGTAAGTCAGGTTAG